A window of Tripterygium wilfordii isolate XIE 37 chromosome 7, ASM1340144v1, whole genome shotgun sequence contains these coding sequences:
- the LOC120001372 gene encoding filament-like plant protein 3 — MDRRSWLWRRKSSEKSPGETESSGSLSSHSEKFSDDQGYPTHNTQSPEVTSKPIPADEEVNDNVKILKEKLSAAVLNISAKEELVKQHAKVAEEAVSGWEKADNEVVVLKQQLEAATQKNSALENRVGHLDGALKECVRQLRQGREEQEQKIQEAIGKRIHEWESTKAELEHQLLELQTQLKTAKTETVALVDSDHYRKLEAAERENSRLQLELLSRAEEIEFRILERDLSTEAAETASKQHLESIKKVAKLEAECRRLKAVARKMSPANDHRSFSVSSIYAESFADSQSDNGERLLAVESDMRNASSSRKNEGDPSQSEASSVVTELDPFKNKKTVTKNLVVPPLEINLMDDFLEMERLAALPDTASGNSYLEAGPVSDQADSGESVLKAELEAATYRTSELEEKLEKMEQEKEELGLELAECQRQIEISRGQVKEAEMKLMELNSQLALATCRTSELEDKLEKMEQEKEELGLELTKCQRQIEISRGQLKEAEIKLMELNSQLALATYRTSEMEEKQEKMEQEKEELGLELTECQRQIEISRGQLNEAEMKLIELNSQLALANGSKQAAVDEMTATDGQRKMAESQLRVAEDEIKTLGLKIGSLEADLENERALSAENIAKCQKLDDELLRMKNEAKLKHEAAFQSVASVNAESKIKQDKELAVAASKLAECQKTISSLGRQLKSLATLEDFLIDFDKPVNLTNDGLPSSRRGFQ; from the exons ATGGATCGGAGGAGTTGGCTTTGGAGGAGGAAGTCTTCGGAGAAGAGTCCAGGAGAAACGGAGAGTTCTGGATCGTTATCTTCTCATTCTGAAAAATTCTCTGATGATCAG GGATATCCAACTCATAATACTCAATCACCAGAGGTCACATCTAAACCTATACCTGCTGATGAAGAAGTTAATGATAATGTGAAGATTCTTAAAGAAAAACTGTCTGCTGCTGTTCTGAATATTAGTGCGAAGGAAGAATTGGTAAAGCAGCATGCCAAAGTTGCAGAAGAAGCTGTCTCAG GCTGGGAAAAAGCTGATAATGAAGTGGTGGTTTTAAAGCAACAACTTGAGGCTGCTACTCAGAAAAACTCAGCACTTGAAAATCGAGTTGGTCACCTTGATGGAGCTCTCAAGGAGTGTGTGAGGCAGCTTCGACAAGGAAGAGAAGAGCAAGAGCAGAAAATTCAAGAAGCTATTGGCAAGAGAATTCATGAATGGGAATCTACGAAGGCTGAGCTTGAACACCAGCTTCTAGAGCTCCAGACCCAGCTCAAAACAGCTAAAACTGAAACTGTTGCCTTAGTTGATTCTGATCATTATCGGAAGCTTGAGGCTGCAGAAAGAGAGAATTCACGCCTGCAGCTCGAGCTTCTTTCTCGAGCAGAGGAGATAGAATTTAGGATTCTTGAGAGGGATTTGAGCACCGAAGCAGCTGAAACAGCTAGCAAACAACATTTGGAGAGCATAAAGAAGGTGGCTAAGCTGGAAGCTGAGTGCCGCCGGTTAAAGGCTGTTGCTCGTAAGATGTCTCCAGCTAACGATCACAGGTCTTTCTCTGTGTCCTCAATTTATGCTGAATCTTTCGCAGATAGCCAATCAGACAACGGGGAGAGGCTACTGGCAGTCGAATCAGATATGCGAAATGCAAGTAGCTCTAGGAAAAATGAAGGTGATCCTAGCCAATCTGAGGCATCTTCTGTAGTTACAGAACTTGATCCATTTAAGAACAAAAAGACTGTTACGAAAAACCTTGTGGTCCCTCCACTAGAAATCAATCtcatggatgattttcttgaaatGGAAAGGCTTGCAGCATTGCCGGATACAGCAAGTGGAAACTCTTATCTTGAGGCTGGACCTGTATCAGATCAAGCCGATAGTGGTGAAAGTGTATTAAAAGCTGAACTTGAAGCAGCAACTTATAGGACTTCTGAATTGGAGGAGAAACTAGAAAAGAtggaacaagaaaaagaagaactaGGTCTGGAATTGGCCGAATGTCAAAGGCAGATTGAGATATCAAGAGGTCAGGTAAAGGAAGCGGAGATGAAGTTAATGGAGCTGAATTCTCAGTTAGCTCTTGCAACTTGTAGGACTTCTGAACTGGAGGACAAACTAGAAAAGAtggaacaagaaaaagaagaactgGGTCTGGAATTGACCAAATGTCAAAGGCAGATTGAGATATCAAGAGGTCAGCTAAAGGAAGCAGAGATAAAGTTAATGGAGCTGAATTCTCAGTTAGCTCTTGCAACTTATAGGACTTCTGAAATGGAGGAGAAACAAGAAAAGAtggaacaagaaaaagaagaactaGGTCTGGAATTGACCGAATGTCAAAGGCAGATTGAGATATCAAGAGGTCAGCTAAATGAAGCGGAGATGAAGCTAATAGAGCTGAATTCTCAGTTAGCTCTTGCAAATGGATCAAAGCAGGCTGCAGTGGACGAGATGACAGCCACTGATGGACAGAGAAAAATGGCAGAGTCGCAACTCAGAGTTGCTGAAGATGAGATCAAAACCTTGGGTTTAAAAATTGGTTCATTAGAAGCAGATCTAGAGAACGAGCGTGCTTTGTCTGCAGAAAATATAGCTAAGTGTCAGAAATTGGATGATGAGCTTCTGAGAATGAAAAATGAAGCTAAGCTCAAGCATGAGGCTGCGTTCCAGTCTGTGGCAAGCGTAAATGCAGAATCGAAGATAAAACAG GATAAAGAGCTGGCAGTGGCTGCTAGTAAACTCGCCGAGTGCCAGAAAACAATTTCATCTCTTGGTCGTCAGTTGAAATCTCTTGCAACATTGGAAGATTTCTTGATTGACTTCGACAAGCCAGTGAATCTCACCAACGATGGTTTGCCCTCTTCCAGAAGAGGCTTCCAGTGA